One genomic segment of Desulfarculaceae bacterium includes these proteins:
- a CDS encoding insulinase family protein: MRRRLAFTLALALVLLLPALSWAAPTRHKLANGLTVIVAENHEAPVAAFQVWVRAGSIYEKKGEYGITHLIEHMIFKGTPKRPAGEMAGAIEALGGEVNAYTTFDHTNYYVVAASASAPQALDILADAVVNASFDAKELAKEKEVVIEEVRMNLNNPNRRMGWRVFSQAFGDTPYGRPIIGSIESVKAISRQDILDYKARWYRAPNMLVVAVGDFKTAEILPLIEKAFAPLSKEPAPKFTLPRDPRPAGPRLSIMRDKVKQATISLTWTTPGLPSPEVYPLDMGATVLGEGETSRLWSRLKEKRGLVDTADAGAYTPEGIGLFEVEASLAPDKVQAAWPALLSEAMTLWQQPPTGEELKRARVNLAAGFVRSRQTMQGQARELGYFEMFRGGFEKVETYTQRFNQLDAAEVAQTARAYMQPARLSVVIQLPEGAPAPDLAALQQVAAKAYDAPAAKASAPDQPQRFVLPNGLTLLVKPAHAVPLVAYLLAAPGGQAAEGPGQAGLYSLWSRSVTRGAGELSYEALTRELEDMAAGLSGFSGKSSSGLSGSFLARDWKRGLELMTQVWTKADFPAAQVAKAKAEQLAALRAQMNSPIARAFKRFRALVYGGHPYGHDPLGTPESLAKLDRAALQGAMARLKGPGGCVLSVVGDVDPKQVKAEVTRLMGKLSGQAAKISVPPVAPPAKPRQELIDEPQARQSQILIGFAAPGVGSGKRWPLELADAVMGGMGGRLFSDLRDKRSLAYSVQPFYSPALGGGVFGFYMGVGPGKEPAALGGLGEHISAMRSAAPSPKEMERAKAYYLGQNAIGLQSYAAQAMAMAGGELNGLGWLFYTQVPAKVKAVSAAQVKAAVDKYLNPAHQTLLIAGPQAKGKAK, from the coding sequence ATGCGCCGCCGTCTCGCCTTCACCCTGGCCCTCGCCCTTGTCCTGTTGCTGCCCGCCCTGTCCTGGGCCGCGCCCACCCGCCACAAGCTGGCCAACGGCCTCACGGTCATCGTGGCCGAAAACCACGAGGCCCCGGTGGCCGCCTTCCAGGTTTGGGTGCGCGCCGGGTCCATCTACGAGAAAAAGGGCGAGTACGGCATAACCCACCTCATTGAACACATGATCTTCAAGGGCACCCCCAAGCGGCCCGCCGGCGAGATGGCCGGGGCCATCGAGGCCCTGGGCGGCGAGGTGAACGCCTACACCACCTTTGACCACACCAACTACTACGTGGTGGCGGCCAGCGCCTCGGCCCCCCAGGCCCTGGACATCCTGGCCGACGCGGTGGTCAACGCCTCTTTCGACGCCAAGGAGTTGGCCAAGGAAAAAGAGGTGGTGATCGAAGAGGTCCGCATGAACCTGAACAACCCCAACCGGCGCATGGGCTGGCGGGTCTTCTCCCAGGCCTTCGGCGACACGCCCTACGGCCGCCCCATCATCGGCAGCATCGAGTCGGTCAAGGCCATCAGCCGCCAGGACATCCTGGACTACAAGGCCCGCTGGTACCGCGCCCCCAACATGCTGGTGGTGGCCGTCGGCGACTTCAAGACCGCCGAGATTCTGCCGCTCATCGAAAAGGCCTTCGCGCCGCTGAGCAAGGAGCCCGCGCCCAAGTTCACCTTGCCCCGGGACCCGCGCCCCGCCGGGCCGCGCCTCAGCATCATGCGCGACAAGGTCAAGCAGGCCACCATCAGCCTGACCTGGACCACCCCCGGCCTGCCCAGCCCGGAGGTCTATCCCCTGGACATGGGGGCCACCGTGCTTGGCGAGGGCGAGACCAGCCGCCTGTGGTCGCGGCTTAAGGAAAAGCGCGGCCTGGTGGACACCGCCGACGCCGGGGCCTACACCCCGGAGGGCATCGGCCTGTTCGAGGTGGAGGCCTCCCTGGCCCCGGACAAGGTGCAGGCCGCCTGGCCCGCGTTGCTCAGCGAGGCCATGACCCTGTGGCAACAGCCGCCCACCGGCGAGGAGCTCAAGCGGGCCCGGGTCAACCTGGCGGCCGGCTTCGTGCGCTCCCGCCAGACCATGCAGGGCCAGGCCCGCGAGCTGGGCTATTTCGAAATGTTTAGAGGCGGCTTCGAAAAGGTGGAGACCTACACCCAGCGCTTCAACCAGCTGGACGCGGCCGAGGTGGCCCAGACCGCCCGCGCGTATATGCAACCCGCTCGGCTGTCGGTGGTGATCCAGCTTCCCGAGGGGGCCCCGGCCCCGGACCTGGCCGCGCTCCAGCAGGTGGCGGCCAAGGCCTATGACGCGCCCGCGGCCAAGGCCTCGGCCCCGGACCAGCCCCAGCGCTTTGTGCTGCCCAACGGCCTGACCCTGCTGGTCAAGCCCGCCCACGCCGTACCCCTGGTGGCCTATCTTCTGGCCGCGCCGGGCGGCCAGGCGGCCGAGGGCCCCGGCCAGGCCGGGCTCTACTCCCTGTGGTCGCGCTCGGTCACCCGGGGGGCGGGCGAGCTGAGCTACGAGGCGCTCACCCGCGAGCTGGAGGACATGGCCGCCGGCCTCAGCGGCTTCTCGGGCAAGAGCAGCTCGGGGCTTTCCGGCAGCTTCCTGGCCCGCGACTGGAAGCGCGGCCTGGAGCTGATGACCCAGGTGTGGACCAAGGCCGACTTCCCGGCCGCCCAGGTGGCCAAGGCCAAGGCCGAGCAGCTGGCCGCCCTCCGGGCTCAGATGAACTCGCCCATCGCGCGGGCCTTCAAGCGCTTCCGCGCCCTGGTCTACGGCGGCCATCCCTACGGCCACGACCCCCTGGGCACGCCCGAGAGCCTGGCCAAGCTGGACCGCGCCGCCCTGCAAGGGGCCATGGCCCGTCTCAAGGGGCCGGGCGGCTGCGTGCTCTCGGTGGTGGGCGACGTGGACCCCAAGCAGGTAAAGGCCGAGGTGACCCGCCTCATGGGCAAGCTGAGCGGCCAGGCGGCCAAGATCAGCGTGCCGCCGGTGGCGCCCCCGGCCAAGCCGCGCCAGGAGCTGATCGACGAGCCGCAGGCCCGCCAGAGCCAGATACTCATTGGTTTCGCCGCGCCCGGGGTGGGCTCGGGCAAGCGCTGGCCCCTGGAGCTGGCCGACGCGGTGATGGGCGGCATGGGCGGGCGGCTCTTCAGCGACCTACGCGACAAGCGCTCCCTGGCCTACTCGGTGCAGCCCTTCTACAGCCCCGCCCTGGGCGGCGGCGTGTTCGGCTTCTACATGGGCGTGGGGCCGGGCAAGGAGCCCGCCGCGCTGGGGGGCCTGGGCGAGCACATCAGCGCCATGCGCTCCGCCGCGCCCAGCCCCAAGGAGATGGAGCGGGCCAAGGCCTACTACCTGGGCCAGAACGCCATCGGCCTGCAAAGCTACGCCGCTCAGGCCATGGCCATGGCCGGGGGCGAGCTGAACGGCCTGGGCTGGCTCTTCTACACCCAGGTGCCGGCCAAGGTGAAGGCGGTTAGCGCCGCGCAGGTGAAGGCGGCGGTGGACAAGTACCTGAACCCGGCCCACCAGACGCTGTTGATCGCCGGGCCGCAGGCCAAGGGCAAGGCCAAGTAA